One stretch of Aythya fuligula isolate bAytFul2 chromosome 24, bAytFul2.pri, whole genome shotgun sequence DNA includes these proteins:
- the TMEM106A gene encoding transmembrane protein 106A — MGGKISQFWKTSAQKESEGKLILPGQLDAEDEIANYASINGGDSATPGMLGAGILRRSYVNCPTCQGTGRIPREQEEQLVALIPYGDQRLKPRRTKLYVCLAVTICLLMTSLSIFFLFPRSITVLPAGLNASSIGFDVNTTSIYLNMTNVLNITNSNFYLVTAVQLDIEVLHQSLVVGKTSVKTLLNVSPLQSGQIYYMVASIISDDNTYNICTWTKVRVHNVLLHLQGTLTCTYLCHSEQVAFEDYQYVDCRGNATLPHALYRRPP, encoded by the exons ATGGGTGGAAAAATTTCACAGTTCTGGAAAACATCTGCCCAAAAGGAGAGTGAAGGGAAGCTGATCTTACCTGGGCAACTGGATGCTGAAGATGAAATCGCCAATTATGCGAGCATCAACGGAGGAGATTCTGCTACACCTGGCATGCTTGGTGCAGGCATCTTACGTCGAAGCTACGTCAATTGCCCAACATGCCAGGGAACAGGAAGGATCCCCAGGG AGCAAGAGGAGCAGCTGGTGGCACTGATTCCATATGGTGACCAGAGGCTGAAGCCCAGACGAAC GAAACTCTACGTATGTCTTGCTGTGACAATCTGCCTGCTGATGACATCTCTCAGtatcttcttcctgtttcctcGCTCCATtactgtgctgcctgcagggctgaaTGCCTCCTCCATTGGTTTTGATGTCAATACCACCAGTATATACCTCAACATGACA aaTGTGCTGAATATAACTAATAGCAACTTCTACCTGGTCACTGCTGTGCAACTAGACATAGAGGTTTTGCACCAGTCCCTGGTAGTAGGGAAGACCAGTGTGAAAACCCTGCTGAATGTCAGCCCTTTGCAGAGCGGCCAG ATCTATTACATGGTGGCCAGTATTATATCGGATGACAACACTTA tAACATTTGCACCTGGACAAAAGTCAGAGTTCACAACGTTCTGCTGCACCTACA GGGTACCCTGACCTGCACGTACCTGTGTCACTCAGagcaggtggcttttgaagactACCAGTACGTGGACTGCCGGGGGAACGCTACGTTACCTCACGCACTGTACCGCCGCCCACCGTGA
- the DHX8 gene encoding ATP-dependent RNA helicase DHX8: MADLVALEELAKLEYLSLVSKVCTELDNHLGINDKDLAEFVISLAEKNTTFDTFKAVLLKNGAEFTDSLISNLLRLIQTMRPPSKPTTNKETIVKPKSEKERLKELFPALCRPDNPNIRNMLDEDDVKVAADALKELEALMPSADRQGKQRNSDHRTKKKRRSRSRSRDRRRRHRSHSRSRSRTRDRNRGKSRYRSRSRSRSPSRDRRDREKYLEKGSERWRDKHVDRPPPEEPSIGDIYNGKVTSIMQFGCFVQLEGLRKRWEGLVHISELRREGRVANVADVVSKGQRVKVKVLSFTGSKTSLSMKDVDQDTGEDLNPNRRRNLVGETNEETSMRNPDRPSHLSLVNAPEVEDDTLERKRLTRISDPEKWEIKQMIAANVLSKEEFPDFDEETGILPKVDDEEDEDLEIELVEEEPPFLRGHTKQSMDMSPIKIVKNPDGSLSQAAMMQSALAKERRELKQAQREAEMDSIPMGLNTHWVDPLPDVDGRQIAANMRGIGMMPNDIPEWKKHAFGGNKASYGKKTQLSIIEQRESLPIFRLKEQLIQAVHDNQILIVIGETGSGKTTQITQYLAEAGYTSRGKIGCTQPRRVAAMSVAKRVSEEFGCCLGQEVGYTIRFEDCTSPETVIKYMTDGMLLRECLIDPDLTQYAIIMLDEAHERTIHTDVLFGLLKKTVQKRQDMKLIVTSATLDAVKFSQYFYEAPIFTIPGRTYPVEILYTKEPETDYLDASLITVMQIHLTEPPGDILVFLTGQEEIDTACEILYERMKSLGPDVPELIILPVYSALPSEMQTRIFDPAPPGSRKVVIATNIAETSLTIDGIYYVVDPGFVKQKVYNSKTGIDQLVVTPISQAQAKQRAGRAGRTGPGKCYRLYTERAYRDEMLTTNVPEIQRTNLASTVLSLKAMGINDLLSFDFMDAPPMETLITAMEQLYTLGALDDEGLLTRLGRRMAEFPLEPMLCKMLIMSVHLGCSEEMLTIVSMLSVQNVFYRPKDKQALADQKKAKFHQTEGDHLTLLAVYNSWKNNKFSNPWCYENFIQARSLRRAQDIRKQMLGIMDRHKLDVVSCGKATVRVQKAICSGFFRNAAKKDPQEGYRTLIDQQVVYIHPSSALFNRQPEWVVYHELVLTTKEYMREVTTIDPRWLVEFAPAFFKVSDPTKLSKQKKQQRLEPLYNRYEEPNAWRISRAFRRR, from the exons ATGGCGGACCTGGTGGCTCTGGAGGAGCTCGCCAAGCTCGAGTACCTGTCGCTGGTCTCCAAGGTGTGCACGGAGCTGGACAACCACCTGGGCATCAACGACAAGGATTTGG CCGAGTTTGTCATAAGCCTTGCTGAGAAAAACACTACGTTTGACACATTTAAAGCTGTTCTTCTGAAGAATGGTGCCGAGTTCACA GATTCCCTTATTAGTAATTTGCTCCGTCTCATACAGACAATGCGGCCTCCATCAAAACCAACTACAAATAAAG AGACCATTGTCAAACCcaaatcagaaaaggaaaggttGAAGGAGTTGTTTCCAGCTCTTTGCAGGCCGGACAATCCCAACATAAGG AATATGCTGGATGAAGATGATGTGAAAGTGGCAGCTGATGCGCTTAAAGAACTTGAAGCTCTGATGCCTAGTGCAGACAGGCAAGGCAAACAGAGGAACAGCGACCACCG gacaaagaagaagaggagaagccGAAGCCGTAGCAGGGACAGGAGACGAAGGCACAGATCTCACTCTAGGTCTCGTTCAAGGACTCGGGATAGGAACAGGGGAAAATCCAGATACCGCTCACGGAGCAGGAGTCGGAGTCCTAGTAGGGACCGGAGGGATCGAGAGAAGTATCTCGAGAAAGGCAGTGAGAGATGGAGGGACAAGCACGTAGACCGTCCACCACCTGAGGAGCCTTCCATTGGAGACATATATAATGGGAAAGTCACAAGTATAATGCAGTTTGGGTGCTTTGTGCAGCTGGAAGGACTAAG GAAGCGTTGGGAGGGCTTGGTCCACATCTCAGAGCTTCGAAGAGAAGGACGGGTTGCCAACGTTGCCGATGTTGTGAGCAAAGGACAAAGAGTAAAAGTCAAAGTGTTATCCTTTACTGGATCCAAAACCAGCCTGAGCATGAAG GATGTTGATCAAGATACTGGGGAAGACTTGAATCCAAACCGGAGGAGGAACCTGGTTGGAGAAACCAATGAAGAAACTTCAATGAGAAACCCAGACAGACCCAGCCACCTGTCCCTGGTGAATGCCCCGGAGGTGGAGGATGACACCCTGGAACGGAAACGCCTCACCCGAATTTCAGACCcagagaaatgggaaataaaacag ATGATTGCAGCTAATGTGCTTTCTAAGGAAGAGTTTCCTGACTTTGATGAGGAGACTGGGATTCTTCCTAAAGTCGATGATGAAGAAG ATGAGGATCTTGAGATTGAGTTAGTTGAAGAAGAGCCACCATTCCTTCGAGGTCATACTAAACAAAGCATGGATATGAGTCCCATCAAAATAGTAAAG aatcCGGATGGTTCCTTGTCCCAGGCTGCAATGATGCAGAGTGCTTTAGCTAAAGAAAGACGAGAACTTAAACAAGcacaaagagaagcagagatgGATTCTATTCCCATGGGTCTCAACACACACTGGGTGGATCCTCTCCCTGATG TGGATGGAAGACAAATAGCTGCAAACATGCGAGGTATTGGGATGATGCCCAATGATATCCCAGAGTGGAAGAAACATGCATTTGGTGGCAACAAAGCCTCTTATGGTAAGAAGACACAGCTTTCTATCATTGAGCAGAGAGAGAGTCTCCCAATCTTCAGACTGAAGGAGCAGCTGATACAA GCTGTGCATGACAACCAGATTCTGATTGTTATTGGAGAGACAGGGTCTGGGAAGACAACCCAGATTACCCAGTACCTGGCTGAGGCGGGATATACATCAAGAGGAAAGATCGGATGTACTCAGCCTCGCAGAGTGGCCGCGATGTCTGTTGCAAAGAGGGTGTCAGAGGAGTTCGGTTGCTGTTTGGGACAAGAG GTTGGCTACACCATTCGATTTGAAGACTGCACTAGCCCTGAAACTGTCATCAAATACATGACAGACGGTATGTTACTGAGGGAGTGCTTGATAGATCCTGATCTGACCCAGTATGCCATTATCATGCTGGATGAAGCCCATGAGAGGACAATTCATACAGATGTGCTCTTTGGACTCCTGAAGAAG ACAGTACAGAAACGGCAGGATATGAAGTTGATAGTGACGTCGGCGACACTGGATGCTGTGAAATTCTCTCAATATTTCTATGAAGCTCCAATCTTCACAATTCCTGGCAGAACATACCCAGTAGAAATCCTGTACACAAAAGAGCCAGAGACAGATTATTTGGATGCTAGTCTGATTACAGTAATGCAGATCCACTTAACAGAGCCACCAG GTGACATCTTGGTATTTCTAACTGGTCAGGAAGAGATCGACACTGCCTGTGAGATCCTCTATGAGAGGATGAAATCTCTAGGTCCTGATGTTCCAGAGTTAATTATCCTGCCAGTATATTCAGCTTTACCCAGTGAAATGCAAACCAGGATCTTTGACCCAGCCCCACCAGGAAGCAGAAAG GTTGTCATTGCCACTAACATTGCTGAGACATCGCTTACTATTGATGGAATATATTATGTGGTTGATCCTGGCTTTGTAAAGCAGAAAGTTTACAACTCCAAAACTGGAATCGACCAGCTGGTTGTTACACCAATTTCACAG GCTCAAGCAAAGCAGCgagcaggaagagctgggagaaCAGGGCCAGGAAAATGCTATAGGCTGTATACAGAGCGTGCCTATCGAGATGAAATGCTAACCACCAATGTGCCTGAAATCCAGAGAACAAATTTGGCCAGTACAGTGCTCTCCCTGAAG GCCATGGGCATCAATGATTTGCTCTCCTTTGACTTTATGGACGCTCCCCCAATGGAAACTCTCATAACTGCTATGGAGCAGCTGTACACTCTGGGAGCTCTGGATGATGAAGGACTTCTCACTCGACTTGGGCGCAGG ATGGCAGAATTCCCCTTGGAGCCCATGTTGTGCAAGATGTTGATCATGTCTGTACATCTGGGATGCAGCGAGGAAATGCTGACCATAGTCTCCATGCTGTCTGTACAGAATGTGTTCTACAGGCCAAAG GATAAACAAGCACTTGCTGATCAAAAGAAAGCCAAGTTCCACCAGACGGAAGGAGACCACCTCACTCTGCTGGCTGTCTACAATTCCTGGAAGAACAATAAGTTTTCAAATCCCTGGTGCTATGAAAATTTTATCCAAGCCCGGTCCTTACGCAGGGCACAGGACATCCGCAAGCAGATGTTGGGCATTATGGACAG ACACAAGCTGGATGTGGTGTCCTGTGGCAAGGCAACGGTTCGAGTCCAGAAGGCCATCTGCAGCGGCTTCTTCCGAAATGCTGCAAAGAAGGATCCCCAGGAGGGTTATCGGACACTCATTGATCAACAGGTGGTCTATATCCACCCATCCAGTGCTCTTTTCAACAGACAGCCAGAATG GGTGGTGTATCATGAGCTAGTGCTGACCACCAAGGAGTACATGCGTGAAGTGACAACTATTGACCCACGCTGGCTGGTGGAATTTGCACCAGCATTCTTCAAGGTTTCCGACCCAACCAAActgagcaaacagaaaaagcagcagcggCTTGAACCCCTCTACAACCGCTACGAGGAGCCCAACGCTTGGAGGATATCACGTGCATTCAGACGGCGATGA
- the NBR1 gene encoding next to BRCA1 gene 1 protein → MEPQVNLRVSCRGETQSFLVSDSAHTTWADVEAMVKVSFDLDNIQIKYIDEDKDEVSVNSKEEYEEALKIAVKQGNQLQMNVYEEGSLLKDAPSCSSQPRERPVTEQLAALKDEKIPLSHYSVVAQGSEEDLKNEKELAVQQKLNHNRTGRTDENPPEWFTSYLETFREQVVKETVEQLEQKLYEKLVHHNQAPDFPESSVTAAPPASETQTGNENQCDWLISCCNCQARIVGVRYQCSLCPAYNICEQCEAGTYAHDPNHVLLKLRRPILCIAENYNLAQFSPRLPATLEQVRLQKQMDKRFLKAEKQRLRAEKKQRKAEVRELKKQLKLHRKIHLWNSVHVLETSGSPTLKSESLQPSTLLSPSQPVQAIVPTLSAVFVDENLPDGTRLQPGTKFIKHWRMKNTGNVEWGSDTKLKLMWGNLTLASSEKKDVLVPSLPSGQVGTVSVEFVAPNIEGTYTSHWRLSHRGEQFGPRIWCSIVVDPSPATESLENNWKDSDSNQKDKSSSSNKQVASLKTEGDAQVMGEIVEQAEIPLPTLPLKMKNLPSEREFYIPSVDLLTAQDLLSFELLDINIVQELERVPHNTPVDMTPCMSPLPHDSPLVEKPGLGQIEEENEGSGFKPVSDACMVKMKGEHPLNQEEGEEDMSGTQFVCETVIRSLTLDAAPDHKPPQKKKVMKNSLQTLQDTFTCNVLSEESPRIKTKKESKICQSEAMTENGSGELLFSEKVNPSSNAGDSGDEDEGDDKDDVQSQGSSASSEDYIIILPECFDTSRPLGESMYSSALSQPSLEKTGETETGAGQDEGSQPEIHSVADTSTTSQTLPVVPLTPETTDTLPQTERNLASLQNCIFQEPNVPAPENVSSTTHNQIREEPSGEDSHGPGSSGFTTRKQRFSEYPRHPQGSSIAGELVKGALSVAASAYKALFAGPPITEQPAATEEHTAALLSSLCEMGFCDRQLNLRLLKKHNNNMVQVVTELLQISNSDWYSSRC, encoded by the exons GTTAAAGTTTCGTTTGACCTGGACAACATTCAGATCAAATACATTGATGAGGATAAGGACGAG gTCTCTGTGAATAGCAAAG aggaatATGAAGAAGCTCTGAAG ATTGCAGTCAAACAAGGAAATCAACTCCAGATGAATGTGTATGAAGAAGGCTCTTTGCTGAAAGATGCTCCATCTTGTTCTTCACAACCACGTGAAAGACCCGTGACAGAACAGTTGGCAGCTcttaaagatgagaaaatacCTCTTTCACACTACTCTGTGGTAGCTCAGGGGTCAGAGGAagacttgaaaaatgaaaaggagctgGCAGTTCAG CAAAAGTTAAATCACAATAGAACAGGGAGAACAGATGAAAATCCTCCAGAATGGTTTACTAGCTACTTGGAAACA TTCAGGGAGCAAGTGGTGAAGGAAACTGTTGAGCAACTGGAACAGAAGTTGTATGAGAAGCTTGTTCATCACAATCAGGCTCCAGACTTTCCTGAGAGCTCTGTtacagcagcacctccagcttcAGAGACCCAGACTGGGAATGAGAACCAGTGTGACTGGCTCATCTCCTGCTGCAACTGTCAGGCCCGAATTGTTGGAGTTCGCTACCAGTGCAG CCTTTGTCCAGCCTACAATATTTGTGAACAGTGTGAAGCAGGAACATATGCACACGATCCTAATCACGTCTTGTTAAAGCTACGAAGACCTATACTGTGTATTGCTGAGAACTACAACCTTGCACAGTTTTCACCTCGCCTGCCTGCTACTCTGGAGCAAGTTAG GCTCCAGAAACAGATGGACAAAAGATTTctgaaggcagaaaagcagagattacgagcagagaagaaacagcGAAAGGCAGAGGTCCGAGAGCtcaaaaagcaactgaaattGCACAGGAAAATTCATCTGTGGAACTCTGTCCATGTGTTGGAAACTAGTGGCTCACCTACTCTGAAGTCTGAGAGTCTCCAACCCAGTACCTTACT GAGTCCTAGTCAACCCGTCCAAGCAATTGTCCCAACACTAAGTGCAGTATTTGTGGATGAAAATTTGCCAGATGGGACTCGCTTGCAGCCGGGAACAAAGTTTATCAAACACTGGCGAATGAAAAATACTGGCAATGTGGAATGGGGCTCAGACACAAAG ctgaaacttATGTGGGGAAACTTGACCTTGGCATCTTCTGAGAAGAAGGATGTGTTGGTGCCATCCCTTCCATCAGGACAAGTAGGAACTGTTTCAGTTGAGTTTGTGGCTCCTAATATAGAAGGAACATACACCTCTCACTGGAGACTGTCACACAGAGGGGAACAGTTTGGGCCTAGGATCTGGTGCAGTATTGTTGTGGATCCCTCCCCAGCTACTGAGTCTTTAGAAAACAATTGGAAGGACTCCGATTCCAATCAAAAAGATAAATCCTCCTCCAGTAACAAACAG GTTGCTTCCTTGAAGACAGAAGGCGATGCTCAAGTGATGGGTGAAATTGTGGAACAGGCTGAGATACCTCTGCCAACTCTtcctttgaagatgaaaaatctGCCAAGCGAGAGAGAATTTTATATCCCATCTGTGGATCTCCTCACTGCACAG GATTTACTGTCCTTTGAACTATTGGATATCAATATTGTGCAGGAACTGGAGCGAGTGCCACACAACACTCCTGTTG acatgACTCCATGCATGTCCCCTTTGCCACATGATAGCCCCTTGGTGGAAAAACCTGGCTTAGGTCAGATAGAGGAGGAGAATGAGGGAAGTGGATTTAAACCAGTGTCTG ATGCTTGCATGGTGAAAATGAAAGGTGAACATCCACTAAaccaggaggaaggggaagaagacaTGAGTGGGACTCAGTTTGTCTGTGAAACTGTAATTCGCTCTCTTACCCTGGATGCTGCACCTGACCATAAGCCcccacagaaaaagaaagtgatgaAGA ATTCTTTGCAAACACTGCAAGACACCTTCACTTGTAATGTACTAAGTGAAGAATCTCCCAGGataaaaactaaaaaggaaTCAAAGATCTGTCAATCAGAGGCCATGACAGAAAATGGCAGTG gGGAACTTCTGTTTTCCGAGAAAGTAAACCCTAGTAGCAACGCCGGCGATTCCGGTGATGAAGATGAAGGTGATGATAAAGATGATGTACAAAGTCAAGGCTCTTCTGCTTCATCAGAGGATTATATTATTATTCTCCCTGAGTGCTTTGATACCAGTCGTCCTTTAGGGGAGTCCATGTATAGTTCGGCTCTTTCTCAGCCCAGCCTGGAAAAGACAGGAGAAACTGAAACAGGAGCAGGGCAAGATGAGGGAAGTCAGCCAGAGATACACAGCGTTGCTGATACTTCGACAACATCACAAACGCTGCCTGTAGTACCCTTGACCCCAGAGACCACGGATACCTTACCCCAGACAGAAAG GAATCTTGCATCTCTTCAGAACTGTATCTTCCAAGAACCAAACGTACCAGCTCCAGAGAATGTCTCTTCCACTACTCACAATCAAATAAGAGAAG AACCTAGTGGTGAAGACAGTCATGGACCGGGATCTTCTGGATttacaacaagaaaacagaggTTCTCAGAATACCCAAG ACACCCACAAGGAAGCAGTATTGCAGGAGAACTAGTTAAAGGAGCTTTATCAGTTGCTGCCTCAGCCTACAAAGCATTATTTGCTGGACCACCCATTACAGAACAG CCTGCTGCTACTGAAGAGCACACTGCCGCTCTTCTATCCAGTCTGTGTGAGATGGGATTCTGTGACAGGCAGTTAAACCTGCGACTGCTGAAGAAACACAACAATAACATGGTTCAAGTGGTAACTGAATTGCTTCAGATCAGTAACAGTGACTGGTACAGCAGTAGGTGCTGA